Genomic segment of Fervidobacterium gondwanense DSM 13020:
GAGAAAGCAGCATCTCCGAAGGCTAATAAGGTGCAGATCGAAGACCTAACATTCAGTGAAGGGATTTATGCACAGCTAAAGTTGACGATTCAAACTTCAGAAAAGGCAAAAGCTTATGAGATATACAGAAGATTACCGACCGGTAATGAACTCGTCTGGGTAAGTGTTAATCCGTACACCTACATATACAGTCTCAGGCGTTTCGGGCACGAGAACGAAACAGTTTTGCAAGTTGTTCCAGTATCTGAGAACAACACCAGAGGTAAAGCTGTGAGTGTATCTTTCAAGTGGCCAGAATACCCGAAACCAAAAGCTGATTTTGTTGTGAGTAATACCATTATAAAACCAGGCGAGAGTGTTGTGTTTGAATCTAAGTCTTCGGAAACAACAGAAAAGTTGACATGGGAGTTCGAAGGCGGAGAACCCGCTGTTAGCCATGAAAATGTGGTCCGTGTGACGTATAATAAAGAGGGTATATACACTGTTAAGCTCATCGCAGGTAATATTTCCGGTGAGGATGTAAAAGAAGTTCAAGGAATGATTGTGGTAACAAAGAATGCTGAGAAAATACAGAACTTGGCACTTGGAAAGGATACTTACGCAAGTAGCTTTGTTCCTGCTGAGAAACCAGCTCTTGCAGTAGATGGTACAGTTGAGAACAACAGTAAGTGGTGTGCAGTTGGAGATCTTCCACACTGGTTGGTTATAGATCTTGGAAAAGAGTATATAGTTAACAGGGTCATTATAAAACATGCGGAAAGTGGTAAAGAATCTGCGGATTGGAATACAAAGGATTACAGAATACAGATTAGTACTGATGGAGAAAATTGGAAAGATGTAGTTGTTGTTAGAAATAATCTTAAAGGAATAACTGAACACTCATTCCCGCCAGTTAAAGGCAGGTATGTGAGACTGTTCGTTGAAGCCCCCACACAGACTGGAGATAAGGCTGCGAGAATATACGAAGTAGAGGTTTATGGCTTAGAAGAACAGTAATTATTTACACGCTCCGGAGGCTCAGCCTCCGGATTTTGTGGAACAAATCTAAGGAGGAACAAAAGATGAGAAAAAATTCTACTCTGAAAGGTTTAATGTTTATTATGCCCTGGCTTTTAGGGTTTTCGGTATTTAACTTGTATCCTATTATAGCATCTTTTTACTACAGCTTGACCGAGTATTTTATTACAACCAAGCCGAAATTTGTTGGTTTCTCAAATTACAAGTCAATGTTTTCTGATCCTCTTTTTTGGAAGAGCCTTACAAATACGCTTTTGTATGTCGTTGGTTTGGTACCATTGGGATTAGTTGTAGCACTCGGGATAGCTTTGCTACTTAATATAAAGCAACTCAAAGGGGTTTCAGTCTTTAGAGCCACAATCTATTTGCCTTCAATAGTTCCAGCTTTCGCATTTTCTGCTGTTGTAACACTCTTCTTCCATCCGTATATTGGTTTTGTTAACACTATTCTTTCATGGTTCGGTGTAGAAGGACCGCTTTGGTTGAGTAGCGAAACTTGGGTTAAGCCAACTATAATAATCGCTGCGCAATGGGGTGTTGGAGGTGCGATGTTGATCTTTTCTGCAGCTTTGAAGGATATCCCTTCTGAGTTATACGAAGCTGCACAAATTGATGGAGCGTCAAAATTCACTATGTTCACGAAGATAACACTGCCACTCATAACGCCAACGATATTCTATTACCTTGTGACGTCAACTATCGGAAATATGCAAATATTCGATTTACCAATGTTGTTAACTGGCGGTGGACCAGCGAATGCTTCAATGTCGCTTGGTATGTATATCTACAACCAGGCGTTCAAGTACACTAACATGGGATACGCATCAGCACTATCATGGATACTCTTTGGATTCATAATCATGCTTACGTTACTCTATTTTGGATTTTCGAAAAAATGGGTATTTTATATAGGAAAGAACTAAGAGGTGACAGCAATGAGAAGAGGGATAATGAATATATCAATTGCATACATTGGCATTTTCTTAATATCGATTATTTACATATTGCCATTTTTGTGGACGATAGGAACAGCTTTGAAGCCTGATAGTGAGATGTTAGACTTTCCTCCAAGCTTTTTCCCGGACGAACCAACATTTGAAAACTTTCCAAAAGCCTTGCAGAAATTCCCATTCGGAAGATATTTTATGAATTCTCTCATTATAACCATTGGAAATGTCATAGGTGTTGTATTTAGTGCTCCTCTGGTTGCTTATGGATTTAGTAAAATAAAGTGGCCGGGACGAGATGTCTTGTTTTTTGTAATGTTGAGTACTGTCATGATTCCAGGAGCAGTAACTATGGTGCCAACCTTCTTGATATTCAAAAATTTAGGATGGTTAAATACGTTTCTTCCACTGATTGTTCCAGCTTTTCTCGGAGGAGGTGCAATGAACGTATTTCTTATCAAGCAGTTCTTTGAAACTATACCTCAGGAAATGTTAGAAGCAGCCAGAATTGACGGTGCGGGGGATTGGATGATATTCAGAAAAATCATGTTGCCACTTGCAAAACCGGTGTTGGCTCTGGTTTCACTATTCACTTTTATAGGCAGTTGGAACAATTATACAGGTCCGCTGATCTACATTACGAGTGAAGAGAAGTATCCACTAGCACTTGGAATGCCTATGTTCATGAACAGATACGGCACTTACTGGAATCAAGCCATGGCTGCAGCGATACTTACTTTCTTACCTACTGTGATTTTCTTCCTCTTTGCGCAGAAGTATTTAATCGAGGGTATAAAACTCTCAGGAATCAAAGGGTAGTTCTTCGAGTAAAGGAGTGATAAAGTTGGATCCGAAGTATAGAGAGATTGAAAAGTACATAGAACAACTGATTTTAACCGGAAAGATATTACCTGGTGATAAATTGCCTTCAGAAAATTCACTGGCTAAGAAATTTAACACGACAAGAATGACTGTAAGAAAGGCATTTGATGAATTGGAGAGTATAGGATTGATAACAAAGGTGCAAGGCGTTGGAACATTTGTTTCTGAAATAAACGTTTTTGCACATAAGCGTGTAGGACTTCTCATAAACAATAAGAGAATCATGTACGGTGCGGTGAATTTTCTGTCCTCAGTGGGGACAAAAATGTTCTCGTTGCAGAAAGGAGTTAATGAGAAAGAAGAAGAAAAAGCGCTTGATGACCTTTTATCGAAGGAGATAGATGGATTAATTATAGAGCCATCAGAATATTCAATCAGAAACAAGCTACTTAAGGAACTCATTAAGAGCCGTTTTCCAATAGTTTTTGTTGACAGAAACATACCCCTTGATGATGATATCCCAACGGTAATGACTGATAATTTTGCAGGTGGGCGACTTCTTGCGCGTCATATGAAGAAGAGTCATCGTGTAGATAGTGCATTATTTGTGACAGCTGAGGAGTTAACGATATCGAGTGTTGAGGAAAGATACAAAGGAATTTCGAAAGAATTAGGATACAGTCCTCATATAGTGAGAATTGACAGAATTGATGGTGACTATTCCCCACTTGTAAATGAAGTCCAGTTGAGAAATGCTAAGTGTGTATTCTTCTGTAACGATATGCTTGCGGTAAGGGGTTTATTTTATTTAGTTGAAGGTGGATTTAGAATACCAGAAGATATAAGTGTTACAGGGTTTGATGATGAATATGTCTCGAGTATAACGAGACCAAAACTCACAACAGTGAAGCAGGATTTAACTAAAATCGGTGAAGTTGGAGCGTCGGTTTTGATGAGTATTATTAAGGGAGAGAAAGTAAAATCAAGATACCTTGTTGGTGTTGAACTGGTAGTAAGAGAATCTTGTGGTTGTCCATCAGAAGAATGATAAACATGCATGTATAGTTTGGAGGTGCTCATGTGAGAAAGAAGGATTTCGAGATAGGCCACTTATACCGTTTACTTGGTGAGCTTGTACCATACGCAGTAGTTTCCAAGAGAGACTATGAAGGTTGGAAGCACAATGAAAGCAAGATATCGTTACCTTACAAATGGGACGAAAGAATTCTGCCAGCTGTTTTTGTCAATTCTTTTAAGTTCACTTCTCTGGAAAAAGGATACAGTTGCTATCTCAGAGCATGGTTTGGTGGTGAGAGTCTTGTATTAGTAGATGGTCAGCCGTATGGGGAGGTTAATGTTTTTCACAAGGAAGTGGATTTGACTAAATTTTGTGATGGAAAGGAACACATTCTCAGAATTGAGACTATGCCAAGAGGATTGTTCGGGACAAAAGAGGAAAGCGTTTTCAAGAATTCTCAACTGGTAATATACGATGAAGAAGTTAAGCAAGTATTGAATTTTATCAAAAACGTAATAGATGTGACTAAGGAAACAGACGATGAATCTCTTGCTAATTTTCTAATTAGTGAAACCAACGCATTCTTGTCTTCGGTCTCCAAGCCCAAGAATACCGAAGCGTTCAAAAGCTCAGTTGTTGAGAATCCCACCATACTCGGCCAAGTGACTTCTACATGGTCTCATCCGGATTTTCCAAACGACAAAGTCATTTACGATTTGTCTTTTAAAAAGATGCTCTTGGAAAAATTCGAAGAATATGAAAAATCGATAAAATTTAAGGGTCTGCCATTATTTCCAAAAGTAGGGAATGTCTTCGTTTGCGGACATGCGCACATCGATTATGCTTGGCTTTGGCCCGTTGAGGAAACAAAGAGAAAAATCGTTCGAACGTTTGCGAATGCTGTTCAGTTGGCTGAGAAATACGATGAATTCATATATTCTCAATCATCAGCCCAGATGTATGAGGATTTGAAGAGTAGCTATCCGGAACTTTTTGAAAAGATTAGAAACCTTGTGAAACAGGGGAAATGGGAACCTGTGGGCGGTATGTGGGTTGAGTCAGACTGCAACGTTCCGAGTGTAGAATCGCTTATCAGGCAATTTTACTATGGGCAAAAGTTTTTCGAAAAGGAATTTGGAATAAGGAGTAAGGTTGCTTGGCTTCCTGATGTATTCGGTTTTTCATGGGTGCTACCTCAGATTTTGAAACAGTCAGGAATTGAGTATTTTGTAACAACGAAACTGAGTTGGAACGAGACGAATGATTTTCCATATGATTTGTGCGTTTGGCGCGGAATTGATGGCTCAAAAGTCGTATATTACAGCTTTAAGAACTACGAGGAAGGTTATAACGGTAGGATAAGTGCTCGGTCGTTAATAAATACTTTTGAAAATTTCAGGCACAAGGATATCACTAAGGATATTCTGTTGTCATTTGGATACGGTGACGGTGGCGGAGGACCTACGGAAGAGATGTGCGATAATTACCAGCCACTGAACGAGATACCTGGAATTCCAAATGTCAGATATTCTCGTGTTGAAGACTATATGGAACATTTGGTACAAGATTTTGACTTGTCAAAATTGCCTGTCTGGGATGGAGAGCTCTATTTGGAACTCCACAGGGGAACGCTTACATCACAAGCAAGGACAAAAAGACTTCACAAGATTGCAGAAACTCAATTGAGAAATACCGAAGTCTTGAATGCGTTGTACTTGGAAAATTATCAGGAAGAAATAGACGAGCTCTGGAAGGTTCTTCTAAGAAACGAATTTCATGACATATTGCCCGGTTCATCGATTAAGGAAGTCTACGAGGACACTGAACGGGAGTTGACTCATGTCATCGAAAGTTGCGAGAAAATTCAGCAAAGTATAGTCGAAAAGAATTTAATCAGTACAGAAGGGTATACAGCGTTTAATTTCTCATCTTGGCAGCAATGCATGAGAAATGATTCATCAGTTAAGGTCGAGCCATTGAGCTTCGTGCATCTTGATAGATTAGATGATGCAAGAATAATTAAGAAGGAAAAAGCTATTAAAATAATGGTAGAAGGAAAAGACTATATAATGGAAAATGATAAACTCAAAGTCCGTGTGTACCCGGACGGAAGTGTGAATATTTACAATAAAGAGCTCAAAAAATGGGCGTTCAACAAGAGCGGGAATTTGTTAAGGATATACGGTGACGTTCCTCCGTACTGGGAAAATTGGGACATAGATGCTTCGAGCAAACTTTCTGAGTGGAAACCTGAAGTGGAGAGTGTTGAAATCCTTCATACTGAGACAAGCGGTAAGATTAAAGTCAAGTACGTATTTGATTCAACAACAATAGAACAGGTATATGTCTTAGAACCGGAAAGCGACGAGTTATTGGTTGAAACGAGTGCTGACTGGCACCACAGAAGAGCGGTGCTTAAAGCATTATTCCCGACTAATGTTCTGAGCAGGTACGCATTGTATGACATTGATGGTGGATACATCCAAAGGAGTACAACTGATAATACATCTTTTGAGCAGGCGCGATTTGAAGTGCTCGGGCACAGGTGGGTTGACATTTCGCAATACGACCACGGTGTGTGTATTCTCAACGACGGCAAGTACGGACATTGCGTTAAAGGAAATACGATTGAAATGACACTTTTGAAAGCAGGTATCTATCCTGATTTTTGCGTTGATGAAGGGCACCACGAGTTCAAATATTCGATCCATCTACATGGAAAACAAGATGTGATTGATTTCTACAAGAAAGCAGATAAGCTTAATAATCCGGTGAAGGTTTATAAAGGCAATTTGAAGGAACCAAAGTTACAGATAAGAATTGAACCTGAGAATTTTAAAGTGCTCTCAGTTAGGAAGGTTAATAAGAAAGTTTATCTAAGAGTTTTAGAATGTACAGGTTCTTCGGGAGATGTTTCGATTGATTTCTTAACGAACGGTTTAAACTTCAAAAAGGTGTCCTTGGTAAACGCACTCGAAGATTTGATAGGAGATTTGAATGTCGTAGATAATACTGTTAATATTCCAGCTGAACCATTTAAGTTTTATACTATAAGTGTGGAGCTGTAACAAAAAAGACGTAAGGCGCACAAAATACGAATAAACAACAACCGAGGGTATTGACCCTCGGTTGAGTTTGTTTTGAGGAAATTAATTTTCCTTCGTACTCTTGTGAAGGTTCTTCTAAAGTATCAATTGAATGATTTGTTAGAAAGTGTGAACCGTTATCTCAGTACGTTAATTTCTATTTTCCAGAGATTCCATAAATACTTACCCATAGCA
This window contains:
- a CDS encoding carbohydrate ABC transporter permease, with protein sequence MRKNSTLKGLMFIMPWLLGFSVFNLYPIIASFYYSLTEYFITTKPKFVGFSNYKSMFSDPLFWKSLTNTLLYVVGLVPLGLVVALGIALLLNIKQLKGVSVFRATIYLPSIVPAFAFSAVVTLFFHPYIGFVNTILSWFGVEGPLWLSSETWVKPTIIIAAQWGVGGAMLIFSAALKDIPSELYEAAQIDGASKFTMFTKITLPLITPTIFYYLVTSTIGNMQIFDLPMLLTGGGPANASMSLGMYIYNQAFKYTNMGYASALSWILFGFIIMLTLLYFGFSKKWVFYIGKN
- a CDS encoding carbohydrate ABC transporter permease; protein product: MRRGIMNISIAYIGIFLISIIYILPFLWTIGTALKPDSEMLDFPPSFFPDEPTFENFPKALQKFPFGRYFMNSLIITIGNVIGVVFSAPLVAYGFSKIKWPGRDVLFFVMLSTVMIPGAVTMVPTFLIFKNLGWLNTFLPLIVPAFLGGGAMNVFLIKQFFETIPQEMLEAARIDGAGDWMIFRKIMLPLAKPVLALVSLFTFIGSWNNYTGPLIYITSEEKYPLALGMPMFMNRYGTYWNQAMAAAILTFLPTVIFFLFAQKYLIEGIKLSGIKG
- a CDS encoding GntR family transcriptional regulator, translating into MDPKYREIEKYIEQLILTGKILPGDKLPSENSLAKKFNTTRMTVRKAFDELESIGLITKVQGVGTFVSEINVFAHKRVGLLINNKRIMYGAVNFLSSVGTKMFSLQKGVNEKEEEKALDDLLSKEIDGLIIEPSEYSIRNKLLKELIKSRFPIVFVDRNIPLDDDIPTVMTDNFAGGRLLARHMKKSHRVDSALFVTAEELTISSVEERYKGISKELGYSPHIVRIDRIDGDYSPLVNEVQLRNAKCVFFCNDMLAVRGLFYLVEGGFRIPEDISVTGFDDEYVSSITRPKLTTVKQDLTKIGEVGASVLMSIIKGEKVKSRYLVGVELVVRESCGCPSEE
- a CDS encoding alpha-mannosidase, translating into MRKKDFEIGHLYRLLGELVPYAVVSKRDYEGWKHNESKISLPYKWDERILPAVFVNSFKFTSLEKGYSCYLRAWFGGESLVLVDGQPYGEVNVFHKEVDLTKFCDGKEHILRIETMPRGLFGTKEESVFKNSQLVIYDEEVKQVLNFIKNVIDVTKETDDESLANFLISETNAFLSSVSKPKNTEAFKSSVVENPTILGQVTSTWSHPDFPNDKVIYDLSFKKMLLEKFEEYEKSIKFKGLPLFPKVGNVFVCGHAHIDYAWLWPVEETKRKIVRTFANAVQLAEKYDEFIYSQSSAQMYEDLKSSYPELFEKIRNLVKQGKWEPVGGMWVESDCNVPSVESLIRQFYYGQKFFEKEFGIRSKVAWLPDVFGFSWVLPQILKQSGIEYFVTTKLSWNETNDFPYDLCVWRGIDGSKVVYYSFKNYEEGYNGRISARSLINTFENFRHKDITKDILLSFGYGDGGGGPTEEMCDNYQPLNEIPGIPNVRYSRVEDYMEHLVQDFDLSKLPVWDGELYLELHRGTLTSQARTKRLHKIAETQLRNTEVLNALYLENYQEEIDELWKVLLRNEFHDILPGSSIKEVYEDTERELTHVIESCEKIQQSIVEKNLISTEGYTAFNFSSWQQCMRNDSSVKVEPLSFVHLDRLDDARIIKKEKAIKIMVEGKDYIMENDKLKVRVYPDGSVNIYNKELKKWAFNKSGNLLRIYGDVPPYWENWDIDASSKLSEWKPEVESVEILHTETSGKIKVKYVFDSTTIEQVYVLEPESDELLVETSADWHHRRAVLKALFPTNVLSRYALYDIDGGYIQRSTTDNTSFEQARFEVLGHRWVDISQYDHGVCILNDGKYGHCVKGNTIEMTLLKAGIYPDFCVDEGHHEFKYSIHLHGKQDVIDFYKKADKLNNPVKVYKGNLKEPKLQIRIEPENFKVLSVRKVNKKVYLRVLECTGSSGDVSIDFLTNGLNFKKVSLVNALEDLIGDLNVVDNTVNIPAEPFKFYTISVEL